A stretch of Bradyrhizobium sp. CCBAU 53338 DNA encodes these proteins:
- a CDS encoding biotin/lipoyl-containing protein: MDLPKIEQLVDLVTRSSIAELELTQDGTRIRILKHPSGEAQPVAVRPASASGPHVPAADHQNSPPFDATADLIVPAPMHGVFYRSATPDEPPLVEVGARIEAGQKICIIEAMKTFIDIAAEAPGVVLAILAENGDEIAAGQALFRIGPAGSS, translated from the coding sequence GTGGACTTGCCCAAGATCGAACAACTCGTGGATCTGGTTACCCGCTCCTCCATCGCGGAGCTGGAGCTGACGCAGGACGGAACCCGCATCCGCATCCTCAAGCATCCATCTGGGGAAGCGCAGCCGGTCGCCGTGCGCCCTGCAAGCGCAAGCGGCCCGCACGTCCCTGCCGCCGATCATCAGAACAGTCCCCCGTTCGATGCAACCGCTGACCTCATCGTGCCCGCGCCGATGCATGGCGTCTTCTACAGATCTGCGACACCGGACGAGCCCCCGCTGGTCGAGGTCGGCGCGAGGATCGAGGCCGGGCAGAAGATTTGCATCATCGAGGCGATGAAGACCTTCATCGACATCGCCGCCGAAGCGCCCGGCGTGGTACTTGCGATCCTCGCCGAAAACGGTGACGAGATCGCGGCCGGCCAGGCGCTGTTCCGGATCGGTCCTGCGGGTTCGTCCTGA
- the accC gene encoding acetyl-CoA carboxylase biotin carboxylase subunit — protein MFDKVLIANRGEIALRIQRACRAMGLKTVVIHSEADSDARYVALADQALCIGPAPASSTYLNIAAILLAAEASGARAIHPGYGFLSESAEFAERIAHAGLTFIGPPAECIRAMGDKVAAKRAMRAAGVPCVPGPDSALPDDPAEVRAIAQDIGYPVIIKAAGGGGGRGMRIVRNEGALDEALALTRAEASKAFGNAAVYVEKFLEKPRHIEIQVLCDQHDNHLWLGDRDCSLQRRNQKVVEEAPAPGIDRALIERVGASCVEACRRIGYRGAGTFEFLYEDRQFFFIEMNTRVQVEHPVTEMTTGIDIVKEQIRIARGERLEIAQEDIARVGHAVEFRINAEDPATFAPSPGTVTRWDVPGGIGIRVDSHIVAGATVPRHYDSLIGKLITHGSTRDEALARARVALSELRAEGIRTNVPLHQAILADPSFCRGGYDIHHLEHWMNAKVAAQ, from the coding sequence ATGTTCGACAAGGTCTTGATCGCCAATCGCGGCGAAATCGCGCTCCGTATCCAGCGCGCCTGTCGGGCGATGGGCCTCAAGACGGTCGTCATTCACTCGGAGGCGGACAGCGACGCGCGCTATGTTGCGCTTGCGGACCAGGCACTCTGCATCGGGCCGGCGCCCGCGAGCAGCACATATCTCAACATTGCGGCGATCCTGCTCGCGGCCGAGGCCAGCGGCGCCCGGGCGATCCACCCCGGCTACGGCTTCCTGTCGGAGAGCGCGGAGTTCGCAGAGCGGATTGCACACGCCGGCCTCACCTTCATCGGTCCTCCCGCGGAGTGTATCCGCGCCATGGGCGACAAGGTTGCCGCCAAGCGCGCGATGCGGGCCGCAGGCGTACCTTGTGTACCCGGGCCGGACAGCGCCCTGCCGGACGATCCGGCGGAGGTCCGCGCCATCGCGCAAGACATCGGCTATCCCGTCATCATCAAGGCCGCCGGCGGTGGTGGCGGACGCGGCATGCGGATCGTGCGCAACGAAGGCGCGCTGGACGAGGCGCTCGCGCTGACGCGCGCGGAAGCCAGCAAGGCCTTCGGGAACGCCGCGGTTTATGTCGAGAAATTCCTCGAAAAGCCGCGCCACATCGAGATCCAGGTGCTGTGCGATCAACACGACAACCATCTCTGGCTCGGCGACCGCGACTGCTCGCTTCAACGCAGGAACCAGAAGGTCGTCGAGGAAGCTCCGGCGCCAGGCATCGATCGCGCGCTGATCGAGCGGGTTGGCGCAAGCTGCGTCGAAGCCTGCCGGCGGATCGGCTATCGCGGCGCGGGCACCTTCGAATTCCTGTACGAGGACAGACAGTTCTTCTTCATCGAGATGAATACGCGCGTCCAGGTGGAGCATCCCGTCACCGAGATGACGACGGGAATCGACATCGTCAAGGAACAGATTCGCATCGCGCGTGGCGAACGGCTTGAGATCGCCCAAGAGGACATCGCGCGTGTCGGCCATGCCGTCGAATTTCGCATCAATGCCGAAGACCCTGCCACCTTTGCGCCCTCGCCCGGCACCGTGACGCGCTGGGATGTGCCCGGCGGCATCGGCATCCGCGTCGATTCCCATATCGTGGCCGGCGCCACCGTTCCGCGCCACTACGACTCGCTGATCGGCAAGCTGATCACCCACGGCAGCACCCGCGACGAGGCCCTGGCCCGCGCGCGCGTCGCCCTGTCAGAGCTCCGCGCCGAAGGCATCCGGACCAATGTTCCGTTGCATCAGGCGATCCTCGCCGATCCCTCGTTCTGCCGTGGCGGCTACGACATCCACCATCTCGAGCACTGGATGAATGCGAAGGTGGCCGCGCAATGA
- the pxpB gene encoding 5-oxoprolinase subunit PxpB has product MTAPDRPRISLLGTSALLFEAPGAFDLPHQRRIWALAATASKWPDIREAIPGITNLMLTFETPPCQLDALIAALHESWDAAESLAIGGREIRLPVTYGGEVGSQLRSVADHCGLSIDDVVAIHAAPLYTVFALGSHPGYCYLGGMDPRITMPRRQTPLQRSAGGSVSIGGSQTGISASPGPSGWHAIGHTSWTFFDPSWPTPAALAPGDTIRFEIERVIR; this is encoded by the coding sequence ATGACGGCACCAGACCGGCCGCGGATCAGCCTGCTTGGCACATCGGCCCTCCTTTTCGAGGCCCCCGGCGCGTTCGATCTACCGCATCAGCGACGCATCTGGGCGCTGGCCGCGACAGCGTCGAAATGGCCTGACATTCGCGAGGCTATTCCAGGCATTACTAATTTGATGCTGACCTTCGAAACGCCGCCATGTCAGCTCGACGCCCTGATTGCCGCCCTCCATGAGAGCTGGGACGCGGCGGAGAGTCTTGCGATCGGCGGCCGCGAGATCAGGCTGCCGGTCACCTATGGCGGCGAGGTCGGCTCGCAGCTCCGGTCCGTCGCGGATCATTGCGGCCTGTCAATTGACGATGTCGTGGCGATCCATGCCGCGCCGCTTTACACGGTGTTCGCGCTCGGCAGCCATCCCGGCTATTGCTATCTGGGCGGCATGGATCCGCGCATCACCATGCCGCGGCGACAGACACCGCTGCAACGTTCCGCAGGCGGCTCGGTCTCGATCGGCGGATCGCAGACCGGCATCTCCGCCTCGCCCGGCCCCAGCGGCTGGCATGCCATCGGACACACCAGCTGGACGTTCTTCGACCCCTCTTGGCCGACGCCCGCCGCGCTCGCGCCGGGAGATACGATCCGCTTCGAGATCGAACGGGTGATCCGGTGA
- a CDS encoding biotin-dependent carboxyltransferase family protein, which yields MIEILSVTGPASIQDLGRFDQYRFGVGTSGAMDDVALRAGNILLGNDENAASIEIPMMPFKLRFGRDMAFALTGAGVEAEIAARAIPSWWRSHARTGDVLTIKAMSHGARLYLAVSGGIDVPVVLGSRSTQFRGEFGGLHGRPLQVGDNLPCAASAAATGELGIEPAEITLARPKAAADETVVRVVVAGEYDAFDAVTQALFWSSGWKITPQSNRYGYRLQGPAVKPQAPVEKRSHGIVPGVIQIPPNGQPIIQMRDAQTSGGYPKIATVIRADLWRVGQARLGTKLRFEQTGYTDALAAESEMSAYLDRLRTNVRLVEETRTCR from the coding sequence GTGATCGAGATCCTGTCAGTCACGGGTCCCGCCAGCATCCAGGATCTCGGGCGCTTCGATCAATATCGCTTCGGGGTCGGCACGTCGGGAGCAATGGACGATGTCGCGCTGCGCGCCGGCAACATCCTGCTCGGCAATGATGAGAACGCCGCCAGCATCGAAATCCCGATGATGCCGTTCAAACTCCGCTTCGGCCGGGATATGGCCTTCGCGCTCACAGGGGCTGGTGTCGAGGCTGAGATCGCAGCACGCGCCATCCCGTCCTGGTGGCGCTCGCATGCACGCACTGGTGACGTTCTGACCATCAAGGCGATGTCTCACGGCGCTCGTCTCTATCTCGCCGTCAGCGGCGGCATCGACGTGCCTGTCGTGCTGGGCTCGCGCAGCACGCAATTTCGAGGCGAATTCGGCGGCCTGCATGGGCGGCCGCTTCAGGTGGGCGATAACCTGCCCTGCGCGGCGTCCGCCGCTGCCACCGGCGAACTCGGGATCGAGCCGGCCGAGATCACGCTGGCACGACCGAAAGCTGCGGCGGACGAGACCGTCGTTCGGGTTGTCGTCGCCGGCGAATATGACGCGTTCGATGCCGTTACGCAGGCGCTGTTCTGGTCCAGCGGCTGGAAGATCACTCCGCAGAGCAATCGCTACGGCTACCGCCTGCAAGGCCCCGCCGTGAAGCCGCAGGCACCCGTCGAGAAACGCTCGCACGGCATTGTCCCCGGTGTCATCCAGATTCCGCCCAACGGACAGCCCATTATCCAGATGCGCGATGCACAGACCTCGGGCGGCTATCCGAAGATCGCAACCGTGATCCGGGCCGATCTGTGGCGCGTCGGGCAGGCGCGGCTCGGCACCAAGCTGCGGTTCGAGCAAACTGGCTACACCGACGCGCTTGCAGCCGAATCCGAGATGTCGGCTTATCTCGACCGGCTGAGGACCAATGTGCGCCTTGTCGAGGAGACCAGAACATGCCGATAG
- a CDS encoding acetyl-CoA carboxylase biotin carboxyl carrier protein subunit has translation MPIEITDIARLAQILAKSGVDTIEIEEPGLTLKIVVDTGIRIATSATPAATDAPINDHSIVAKADVAGHFLAAHPWQDKPFVVPGQRIEAGAIVGLVKVGLLYAPVVAPAAGTVDAVIAETGAMVGYGTPIVRIRPLN, from the coding sequence ATGCCGATAGAGATCACCGACATCGCGCGTCTGGCGCAGATCCTTGCAAAGTCTGGCGTCGACACGATCGAGATCGAAGAGCCGGGGCTGACACTGAAGATCGTCGTCGACACCGGTATCAGAATCGCGACGTCTGCAACGCCTGCAGCTACGGACGCCCCGATCAATGATCATTCCATCGTCGCAAAAGCTGATGTCGCTGGACATTTCCTTGCGGCGCATCCCTGGCAGGACAAGCCTTTCGTCGTGCCCGGCCAGCGCATCGAGGCCGGCGCGATCGTCGGCCTCGTCAAGGTCGGCCTGTTGTACGCGCCCGTCGTAGCGCCCGCCGCCGGCACCGTCGATGCCGTAATTGCGGAAACGGGTGCCATGGTCGGCTACGGCACCCCGATCGTGCGGATCCGCCCGCTCAATTGA
- a CDS encoding LamB/YcsF family protein, translating into MKIGINSDMGEGFGNYRICDDEALMGIVSSANVACGFHAGDPIIMDRMVRLAKQKGVEVGAHPGLPDLLGFGRRVIQMDAAELEKHMVYQIGALQAIAANAGHRVTHVSFHAAMGNMVNADPDMADVVARAIATINRDFIVFSQPDAEIVRAARKVDLRILTLFLADRAYDEHGHLVSRKLPNSVISSTEAVAERVKRLLDSGTVKTIDGKSIKVEARSILIHSDTPGSVNLAGTVRRVIEEGGGEVTPATVLLN; encoded by the coding sequence ATGAAAATCGGCATCAATTCGGACATGGGCGAAGGCTTCGGCAATTATCGGATCTGCGACGACGAGGCACTGATGGGGATCGTCTCGTCCGCCAATGTGGCATGCGGGTTTCATGCCGGCGATCCCATCATAATGGATCGCATGGTTCGTCTGGCAAAGCAGAAGGGAGTCGAGGTCGGCGCCCATCCGGGCCTGCCCGATCTGCTTGGATTTGGCCGCCGCGTGATCCAGATGGACGCCGCCGAGCTCGAGAAGCACATGGTCTATCAGATCGGCGCCCTGCAGGCGATCGCGGCCAATGCCGGCCACCGCGTGACCCATGTCAGCTTCCACGCCGCGATGGGCAACATGGTCAATGCGGACCCCGACATGGCCGACGTCGTGGCCCGAGCGATTGCGACCATCAACCGCGATTTCATCGTGTTCTCGCAGCCCGACGCCGAGATCGTGCGCGCTGCGCGCAAGGTGGACTTGCGCATCCTGACTCTGTTCCTGGCCGATCGCGCCTATGATGAGCACGGCCATCTGGTGTCGCGCAAGCTTCCCAATTCAGTGATCAGTTCGACCGAAGCCGTCGCCGAGCGGGTCAAGCGCCTCCTTGACAGCGGGACGGTGAAGACCATCGACGGCAAGTCGATCAAGGTCGAGGCGCGCTCGATCCTGATCCACAGCGACACGCCCGGATCGGTCAATCTTGCCGGCACGGTACGCCGCGTGATCGAAGAGGGCGGCGGCGAGGTCACGCCCGCAACCGTGCTGCTCAATTGA
- a CDS encoding biotin-dependent carboxyltransferase family protein, with protein MIEILTSAAFNTIQDLGRRGARRFGVSTSGAMDPIALAGGNALLGNDDNAAGIEIQTFPFRLRFQADAAFALTGADHISTLTGSPVGSWWCRRARAGDILAIETPRRGARVYATVGGGLDVPSVLGSRSTHLRAGFGGLEGRTLQAGDVIPVGRPLCEAGRRVDFGAAPPDVAIAGAGSAEDRVLRIRLMRAGEYDLFPEAVQARFWSTTWKISARSDRGGYRLAGDKLTLDAPVEMRSHGVVPGVVQVPPGGEPIIQMSDANTAGGYPKMAAVIQADLWRLGQATPGSFITFSEVSYQDAVAAMAPVNDYLARLRATADLYRAL; from the coding sequence GTGATCGAGATCCTGACCAGCGCTGCCTTCAACACGATCCAGGATCTCGGGCGTCGTGGCGCGCGGCGTTTTGGGGTGAGCACCTCAGGCGCGATGGATCCGATCGCGCTTGCTGGCGGAAATGCGCTGCTTGGCAATGACGACAATGCAGCCGGCATCGAGATCCAAACATTTCCGTTCCGGCTGCGCTTCCAGGCCGATGCTGCATTTGCGCTGACGGGCGCCGATCACATCTCGACACTGACCGGATCACCCGTTGGTTCCTGGTGGTGCAGGCGGGCGCGGGCAGGCGACATTCTCGCGATCGAAACGCCGCGCCGAGGTGCGCGCGTCTATGCAACGGTCGGCGGCGGCCTCGATGTTCCCAGCGTGCTGGGCTCGCGCAGCACGCATCTGCGCGCCGGCTTTGGCGGGCTTGAGGGGCGGACCTTGCAGGCGGGCGATGTCATTCCGGTTGGGAGACCGTTGTGTGAGGCTGGCCGCCGCGTCGACTTCGGTGCCGCGCCGCCAGATGTAGCGATTGCAGGCGCTGGTTCGGCCGAGGATCGTGTGCTGCGAATACGCCTCATGCGGGCTGGCGAATATGATTTGTTTCCAGAAGCGGTGCAGGCGAGATTCTGGTCGACCACGTGGAAGATCAGCGCCCGCAGCGACCGCGGTGGATATCGTCTTGCCGGAGACAAGTTGACGCTGGATGCACCGGTCGAGATGCGTTCGCATGGTGTCGTGCCGGGGGTCGTGCAGGTGCCGCCCGGCGGCGAGCCGATCATCCAGATGAGCGATGCCAATACGGCGGGCGGCTATCCCAAGATGGCGGCGGTGATCCAGGCTGATCTCTGGCGCCTTGGCCAGGCGACGCCGGGATCGTTCATCACCTTCAGCGAGGTGAGCTACCAGGACGCGGTCGCGGCCATGGCTCCCGTCAACGATTACCTCGCGAGGTTGCGTGCGACCGCGGATCTCTATCGAGCGCTTTGA
- the pxpB gene encoding 5-oxoprolinase subunit PxpB, which yields MLVEAPGEFDLIQQGRIWALADALSSWPNVQEAVIGVTNVMLIFDQPPSDIGMLSASIVELWHRVPGRRADGKVIEIPVVYGGELGFDLPAVVEHTGLSARDIIRIHSEGDYTVCAVASSPGFGYLHGLDPRIHMPRKSVPSLNIRAGSVTIGGMQTGVAALTSPNGWNAIGWASVAMFDPWREQPSLMLPGDRVKFRIDRIEL from the coding sequence ATGTTGGTCGAGGCACCGGGCGAATTTGACTTGATTCAACAGGGACGCATCTGGGCGCTTGCAGATGCCCTGTCGTCTTGGCCCAACGTGCAGGAGGCCGTCATTGGTGTCACCAATGTGATGCTGATATTCGACCAGCCGCCTTCGGATATAGGCATGCTCAGTGCCTCCATCGTCGAGCTGTGGCACCGCGTGCCTGGCCGAAGGGCCGATGGCAAGGTGATCGAGATTCCCGTGGTCTACGGCGGCGAGCTCGGCTTCGATTTGCCGGCGGTGGTGGAGCATACGGGACTGTCCGCGCGCGACATCATCCGGATTCACAGCGAAGGCGATTACACCGTCTGCGCCGTCGCCAGCTCGCCGGGCTTCGGATATCTCCACGGACTTGATCCCCGCATTCATATGCCGCGCAAATCGGTGCCGTCACTCAATATACGTGCAGGCTCGGTGACGATCGGCGGAATGCAGACTGGCGTTGCGGCGCTGACGAGCCCGAATGGATGGAACGCGATCGGCTGGGCCTCGGTCGCCATGTTCGATCCGTGGCGCGAGCAGCCGTCCCTGATGCTTCCAGGGGACCGTGTCAAATTCAGGATCGATCGGATCGAGCTGTGA
- a CDS encoding ABC transporter ATP-binding protein, translating to MKSSEVRLDRLSKEYNRVVAVDDVSLRIEPGHMVALLGPSGCGKTTCLRMIAGLIRPTSGDVFVNDKKMTGVPVHRRNVGMLFQNYALFPHLTVEENIAFGLEMRGIAKADAARKVSEALSLVQLSNFGKRYPAQLSGGQQQRVALGRALVIEPAMLLLDEPLGALDKGLRESMQVELRALQRRLGLTTVMVTHDQDEALTMADKIVVMRDGRLEQVGSATEIYQRPTSKFVAQFIGASNLFEGPIEQRNGNGAVIRVSPELSLQVEQLPASASDVMVSIRPEAIVVERAGQTPATQRVNSVTARIDQAIYRGFVSHYYLKTPSGGQIIVFEQNQSQQAGLRYAVGEEVVARWEAPSNHIIARH from the coding sequence ATGAAATCTTCCGAAGTCAGGCTTGATCGCCTTAGCAAGGAATACAACCGCGTTGTCGCGGTCGACGACGTGTCGCTCAGGATCGAGCCGGGCCACATGGTGGCGCTGCTCGGTCCGAGCGGATGCGGCAAGACGACCTGCCTCCGCATGATCGCGGGGCTGATCCGTCCGACGTCGGGCGACGTCTTCGTGAACGACAAGAAGATGACAGGCGTTCCGGTGCATCGCCGCAACGTCGGGATGCTGTTCCAGAACTACGCACTGTTTCCTCATCTGACCGTCGAGGAGAACATCGCGTTCGGCCTGGAGATGCGCGGTATCGCGAAGGCCGATGCCGCGCGAAAGGTGAGCGAGGCGCTCAGCCTCGTTCAACTATCCAACTTCGGAAAGCGCTATCCCGCTCAGCTCTCCGGTGGCCAGCAACAGCGCGTCGCTCTCGGTCGTGCCTTGGTGATCGAACCGGCGATGCTGCTGCTCGATGAGCCGCTCGGAGCACTCGACAAGGGGCTTCGCGAGAGCATGCAGGTCGAGCTGCGTGCATTGCAACGGAGGCTTGGCCTGACCACCGTCATGGTGACACACGACCAGGATGAGGCCCTGACGATGGCGGACAAGATCGTGGTGATGCGGGACGGCAGGCTCGAACAGGTCGGTTCGGCGACAGAGATCTACCAGCGTCCAACCTCGAAATTCGTCGCGCAGTTCATCGGTGCCTCGAATCTGTTCGAGGGGCCCATCGAGCAACGCAACGGCAACGGGGCCGTCATCCGCGTCTCACCGGAGTTGAGCCTTCAGGTTGAACAGCTTCCAGCGTCCGCGAGCGACGTGATGGTCTCGATCAGGCCCGAGGCAATCGTCGTCGAGAGGGCAGGCCAGACCCCGGCGACGCAACGCGTGAACAGCGTGACGGCGCGGATCGACCAGGCGATCTATCGCGGCTTCGTCAGCCACTACTATCTCAAGACGCCGAGCGGTGGGCAGATCATCGTGTTCGAGCAGAACCAGTCGCAACAGGCCGGACTTCGATATGCTGTGGGCGAAGAGGTTGTCGCGCGCTGGGAGGCTCCGAGCAATCACATCATTGCAAGGCATTGA
- a CDS encoding extracellular solute-binding protein, with protein sequence MKLTRRTLVKAGASAIAFPTIISRSWAQDAKQLHIGVYNSALGKLVQKEVIPKFEAEFKCRVFTIEGATLSNIAALRATRDTPRFSVMMMDDVGIPQAKQEGLIGKLDADKIPNLAKVYPRYIFEDGYGVGFSISSAAMFINPQVTKPLKSYEEIFDAKYRKQILLNTPKNTQSVLMLIVAASLVTGKPFKEAQYLVDQGWDKLATLKPNVLTIYDSEAQVLQVAQGQATIGGIEYSKAIYPHTAKGLPLDMTFPKEGAFTGINSMTIVKNAPEPELGAAFINRILDPAVAKMLSEQTLSAPSVGGIDFKPETAKFLAYPDTKATDLGLFTPDWNFIVPRRGPWLEKYNEVFTS encoded by the coding sequence ATGAAGCTGACACGTAGGACTCTCGTTAAGGCCGGTGCTTCCGCGATTGCCTTCCCGACCATCATCAGCCGGTCGTGGGCGCAGGACGCCAAGCAGCTGCACATCGGCGTCTACAATTCCGCGCTGGGCAAGCTGGTCCAGAAGGAGGTCATTCCGAAGTTCGAGGCCGAGTTCAAGTGCCGCGTCTTCACGATTGAGGGCGCCACGCTCTCCAACATCGCGGCGCTTCGCGCAACCCGCGATACGCCGCGTTTCAGTGTTATGATGATGGACGACGTCGGCATTCCCCAGGCAAAGCAGGAAGGCCTGATCGGCAAGCTCGACGCCGACAAGATCCCCAATCTTGCGAAGGTCTACCCGCGATATATCTTCGAGGACGGCTACGGCGTCGGCTTCTCGATCTCCAGCGCGGCCATGTTCATCAATCCGCAAGTGACTAAGCCGCTCAAGAGCTATGAAGAGATCTTCGACGCAAAGTATCGCAAGCAGATTTTGCTGAATACACCCAAGAATACGCAGAGCGTGCTGATGCTCATCGTCGCGGCTTCGCTCGTTACCGGCAAGCCGTTCAAGGAAGCGCAATATCTGGTCGATCAGGGCTGGGACAAGCTGGCGACGCTGAAGCCGAACGTCCTCACGATCTATGACAGCGAGGCGCAGGTGCTGCAGGTTGCCCAGGGACAGGCGACGATTGGGGGCATCGAATATTCGAAGGCGATCTATCCCCACACTGCGAAGGGATTGCCGCTCGATATGACCTTTCCGAAGGAAGGCGCGTTCACCGGCATCAACAGCATGACGATCGTCAAGAATGCACCGGAGCCGGAACTCGGAGCTGCTTTCATCAACCGCATCCTGGATCCGGCGGTTGCCAAAATGCTGTCCGAGCAGACGCTCAGTGCGCCCTCGGTCGGCGGAATCGACTTCAAGCCTGAGACGGCAAAATTCCTCGCTTATCCCGATACGAAAGCAACCGATCTTGGGCTCTTCACGCCGGATTGGAATTTCATCGTGCCGCGCCGAGGCCCGTGGCTGGAGAAGTATAACGAGGTATTTACGAGCTGA
- a CDS encoding ABC transporter permease, translating into MDERFSGFGAFILYSITASMMLFILAPLLLVMAVSVSDSYFVTFPPQGFTLKWYAKVLQDRDFLEAMRLSILLALGTTVGSLLLGVPAAFALVRGRFYGLAAIKGFLLSPLIFPALVTGLALLQVLTKLGSQDARINLLIGHVVVTSPYVIRTVVTSLQLVDENLEDAARTLGANRLTTFWRVTLPQIASGVAAGGLFAFMVSFDNYPVTMWLANSEYSPVPLVLMRQLVNVFDPSVPAMSTIIILMAMVGVLLLEKLVGLRRALAA; encoded by the coding sequence ATGGACGAGCGATTTTCCGGCTTCGGCGCCTTCATTCTCTACTCCATCACCGCCAGCATGATGCTGTTCATCCTGGCGCCGCTTCTTCTCGTCATGGCGGTGTCGGTGTCCGATTCCTATTTCGTGACCTTTCCTCCGCAAGGCTTCACGCTGAAATGGTACGCCAAGGTTCTCCAGGACCGCGACTTCCTCGAGGCGATGAGGCTGAGCATCCTGCTGGCGCTCGGCACGACGGTGGGATCGCTCCTCCTCGGCGTGCCGGCGGCCTTCGCGCTGGTGCGAGGCAGGTTCTACGGTCTGGCGGCGATCAAGGGATTCTTGCTGTCGCCGCTGATTTTCCCGGCGCTGGTCACCGGTCTCGCGCTGCTTCAGGTGCTGACCAAGCTCGGCTCCCAGGATGCTCGGATCAATCTGCTGATTGGACACGTGGTGGTGACGTCGCCCTATGTCATCCGCACCGTCGTCACCAGTCTTCAACTGGTGGACGAGAATCTGGAGGACGCCGCGCGTACGCTCGGTGCTAACCGGCTGACGACCTTCTGGCGCGTGACGCTGCCGCAAATCGCCTCGGGCGTCGCCGCCGGCGGGCTGTTCGCCTTCATGGTGTCCTTCGACAATTACCCGGTCACGATGTGGCTGGCGAATTCCGAATACTCGCCCGTCCCGCTCGTTTTGATGCGGCAACTGGTCAACGTTTTTGACCCTTCTGTGCCTGCGATGTCGACGATCATCATCCTGATGGCGATGGTCGGCGTGCTGCTGCTGGAGAAACTGGTCGGCCTTCGCCGTGCGTTGGCCGCCTGA
- a CDS encoding ABC transporter permease, with amino-acid sequence MTTSDDAVAALTVEAPPVAQRRSPWRLALPVGLLAVPMLAFLTYFFFYPALVLLLSSIQTQDSRGIIGRPFTLSHYARLINVELYARVLWTTLRISIITSALATVLAYPVALVMVKSRPVVTRIITLIVIAPLIVSVVVRGYGWQLVLQNGPKGMLNWILMTLHIVDAPISVLYTEAAVVIGSLHVFFPMMVLPLASALGKIDPNLEDAARMLGAPWWKVFLRVTLPLSMPGFVAGFTLVFSLTAGSFVIPAILGGASAVMLGNLIEQQIFVVYNWPFGAAIAVVLVGLVMAVNGLSMWLLEGRRLRRPE; translated from the coding sequence ATGACCACCAGCGACGATGCGGTGGCAGCTTTGACTGTTGAAGCGCCTCCGGTCGCCCAGCGGCGATCGCCTTGGCGCCTGGCCCTGCCTGTCGGGCTTCTGGCCGTCCCGATGCTGGCATTCCTGACTTATTTCTTCTTCTATCCAGCCCTAGTGCTGCTGCTCTCGAGCATCCAGACGCAGGACAGCCGCGGCATCATCGGCCGTCCGTTCACGCTCTCGCACTACGCGCGCCTCATCAATGTCGAGCTCTACGCACGCGTGCTCTGGACGACGCTGCGGATCAGCATCATCACTTCGGCCCTCGCGACGGTGCTCGCCTATCCGGTCGCGCTGGTAATGGTGAAGAGCCGCCCGGTAGTCACGCGGATCATCACGCTGATCGTCATTGCGCCGCTCATCGTCAGCGTGGTTGTTCGCGGGTATGGCTGGCAGCTGGTACTCCAGAACGGCCCCAAGGGCATGCTGAACTGGATCCTGATGACACTGCATATTGTGGATGCGCCGATATCGGTGCTCTACACGGAAGCGGCCGTCGTCATCGGGTCGCTGCACGTGTTCTTCCCGATGATGGTGCTGCCGCTGGCCTCGGCGCTCGGCAAGATAGATCCCAACCTCGAAGATGCGGCCCGCATGCTCGGTGCGCCCTGGTGGAAGGTGTTCCTGCGGGTGACGTTGCCGTTGAGCATGCCGGGCTTCGTGGCCGGGTTCACGCTGGTGTTCTCGCTCACCGCCGGCTCTTTCGTCATTCCCGCGATCCTGGGCGGCGCTTCGGCGGTCATGCTCGGCAATTTGATCGAGCAGCAGATCTTCGTCGTCTACAACTGGCCGTTCGGTGCGGCCATCGCCGTCGTTCTCGTCGGGCTGGTCATGGCGGTGAACGGTCTCTCGATGTGGCTTCTGGAAGGCCGACGTCTCCGGAGGCCCGAGTGA